From Bacillus sp. Bos-x628, the proteins below share one genomic window:
- the rpsF gene encoding 30S ribosomal protein S6, translating to MRKYEVMYIIRPTVDEETKKAVIERFNNVLTSNGAEITGTKDWGKRRLAYEINDFREGYYQIVNVQSDAVAVQEFDRLAKISDDIIRHIVVKEEE from the coding sequence ATGAGAAAGTACGAAGTTATGTACATCATCCGCCCAACAGTTGACGAAGAAACGAAGAAAGCAGTTATCGAGCGTTTCAACAATGTGTTAACTTCTAATGGAGCGGAGATCACTGGAACAAAGGATTGGGGTAAACGTCGTCTTGCATATGAAATCAACGATTTCCGTGAAGGCTACTACCAAATCGTAAACGTTCAATCTGACGCTGTAGCAGTTCAAGAATTTGACCGCTTAGCTAAGATCAGTGATGATATCATTCGCCATATTGTTGTTAAAGAAGAAGAATAA
- a CDS encoding ring-cleaving dioxygenase: protein MKKTEGIHHITAIVGHPQENVDFYAGVLGLRLVKKTVNFDDPGTYHLYFGNEGGSPGTIITFFPWPGAQRGQIGAGQVGVTTYVVPTGSFPFWKERLKQFDIAYEISERFGEAFLSFEDPHGLLIELVEREEGKPNEWIFGGVTPDVAIKGFGGAILLTTQPEQTMQLLEETMGLERVGAEEDYVRFRSFGEIGNVIDVKVTPVARGRMGIGIVHHIAWRATDDQDQLDWQSYIAQSGYQVTPVQDRQYFNAIYFREFGGILFEIATDPPGFAYDESVETMGEALKLPPQFEAQRSQIEQIVLPIEVREMKRKGGS from the coding sequence TTGAAAAAAACAGAAGGAATTCATCATATTACAGCAATTGTTGGTCATCCTCAGGAGAACGTTGATTTTTATGCAGGTGTACTTGGTCTTCGCCTAGTCAAAAAGACAGTTAATTTCGATGATCCGGGTACGTATCATTTGTATTTTGGGAATGAAGGAGGATCTCCAGGCACTATTATTACGTTTTTCCCTTGGCCTGGTGCACAGAGAGGGCAAATTGGAGCAGGTCAAGTTGGGGTCACAACTTATGTCGTACCGACAGGGTCTTTCCCTTTTTGGAAGGAACGTTTAAAGCAGTTTGATATTGCTTATGAAATCAGTGAACGTTTCGGTGAGGCGTTCCTATCATTTGAGGATCCGCATGGATTGCTGATTGAGCTTGTTGAACGTGAGGAAGGAAAGCCAAATGAGTGGATTTTTGGCGGTGTGACTCCTGATGTAGCGATCAAAGGGTTTGGCGGAGCTATTTTATTAACAACACAGCCAGAGCAAACGATGCAGCTACTAGAGGAAACAATGGGGCTTGAACGAGTTGGAGCTGAAGAGGACTATGTGAGATTCCGTTCGTTTGGTGAAATTGGCAATGTGATTGATGTGAAAGTGACACCAGTTGCACGAGGACGTATGGGTATTGGGATTGTCCATCATATCGCATGGAGAGCAACAGATGACCAAGATCAGTTAGATTGGCAAAGTTATATTGCTCAAAGTGGATATCAGGTGACACCTGTGCAAGATCGACAATATTTCAATGCCATTTATTTTAGAGAATTCGGCGGTATTTTATTTGAAATTGCGACAGATCCCCCAGGATTTGCTTACGATGAATCAGTGGAAACAATGGGTGAAGCATTGAAGTTGCCCCCGCAATTTGAGGCGCAGCGAAGCCAGATTGAACAAATTGTGCTGCCCATTGAGGTGAGAGAAATGAAGAGGAAAGGAGGTTCATGA
- a CDS encoding alpha/beta hydrolase, with protein sequence MMKHLFRKGKNEQRPVLLLLHGTGGTEQDLLPLAEVVDPDASVLSVRGNVLENGMPRFFRRLAEGIFDEQDLIERTKELYTFIGEAADEHGFDRHNVVAIGYSNGANIAGSLLFHYGDALKGAILHHPMVPRRGVSLPSLAGKQVFIAAGENDPMCRPEESQELEQLLQGAGASVTLHWENRGHQLTKEEVDAAALWYRRQF encoded by the coding sequence ATGATGAAGCATCTTTTTCGAAAAGGAAAGAATGAACAAAGACCTGTCCTGTTATTACTGCATGGAACTGGCGGGACGGAACAAGACTTATTGCCGCTTGCAGAGGTGGTAGATCCTGACGCATCTGTTCTTAGTGTAAGAGGAAATGTGTTAGAGAACGGCATGCCTCGTTTTTTCAGGCGTTTGGCAGAGGGTATTTTTGATGAACAAGATTTAATTGAGCGTACAAAGGAACTATATACATTCATCGGGGAAGCAGCAGATGAACATGGGTTTGATCGTCACAATGTGGTAGCCATCGGCTATTCCAATGGGGCGAACATTGCAGGGAGCCTGTTATTCCATTATGGGGATGCCTTAAAAGGAGCCATTCTGCATCACCCGATGGTCCCTAGACGAGGGGTTTCATTGCCTTCATTAGCGGGGAAACAAGTCTTTATAGCAGCTGGTGAAAATGACCCAATGTGTCGTCCTGAGGAATCACAGGAACTGGAGCAATTGCTGCAAGGCGCAGGCGCTTCGGTTACGCTTCATTGGGAAAATCGTGGACATCAGTTAACGAAAGAAGAAGTCGATGCTGCGGCATTATGGTATCGTCGTCAATTTTAA
- the rpsR gene encoding 30S ribosomal protein S18, whose translation MAGGRRGGRAKRRKVCYFTSNGITHIDYKDVDLLRKFVSERGKILPRRVTGTSAKYQRKLTLAIKRSRQMALLPYVTGE comes from the coding sequence ATGGCAGGTGGACGCAGAGGCGGTCGTGCGAAACGTCGTAAAGTATGTTACTTTACTTCTAACGGCATCACGCACATTGATTACAAAGATGTTGATCTTCTTAGAAAGTTTGTTTCTGAGCGCGGTAAAATTTTACCTCGTCGTGTAACAGGAACAAGCGCTAAGTATCAACGTAAATTGACTTTAGCGATCAAAAGATCACGTCAAATGGCATTACTTCCATACGTTACTGGAGAGTAA
- the ssbA gene encoding single-stranded DNA-binding protein SsbA, producing the protein MLNRVVLVGRLTKDPELRYTPNGAAVTTFTLAVNRTFTNQSGEREADFINCVTWRRQAENVANFLKKGSLAGVDGRLQTRNYENQQGQRVFVTEVQAESVQFLEPKSGGAGSGGYSGGGNSGGQYYGGSQNDQNPFGNEPNQNPYGNQNNQNRNQGNSFNDDPFANDGKPIDISDDDLPF; encoded by the coding sequence ATGCTAAACCGTGTTGTTTTGGTCGGAAGACTAACAAAAGACCCTGAGCTTCGCTACACGCCTAATGGTGCGGCTGTAACCACGTTTACTCTAGCTGTAAATCGTACCTTTACGAATCAATCTGGAGAGCGTGAAGCCGATTTCATTAACTGTGTTACTTGGAGAAGACAAGCTGAGAACGTGGCTAATTTCCTGAAAAAAGGAAGTCTTGCCGGTGTAGACGGTCGCTTGCAAACAAGAAACTATGAAAATCAGCAAGGACAACGTGTCTTCGTGACAGAGGTTCAAGCTGAAAGTGTTCAATTTCTTGAGCCTAAAAGCGGCGGTGCTGGTTCAGGTGGATACAGCGGCGGTGGCAATAGCGGAGGCCAGTATTATGGCGGTAGCCAAAACGATCAGAATCCATTTGGAAATGAACCAAATCAAAATCCATATGGCAATCAAAACAACCAAAATCGTAATCAGGGAAATAGCTTTAATGATGACCCATTTGCGAATGATGGTAAACCGATTGACATCTCCGATGATGATTTGCCATTCTAA
- the wrbA gene encoding NAD(P)H:quinone oxidoreductase, whose amino-acid sequence MENVKLAIIYYSSTGTNYQMAKWAEAGAKEAGAEVKVLKVPELAPESVVASNPAWKEHLEETKAVPEVQLSDLEWADAIIFSMPTRFGNLPAQMKQFLDTTGGLWFQGKLANKAVSAMTSAQNPNGGQEQTILSLYTTMFHWGAIIAAPGYTDDSLYGAGGNPYGVSVTVDQNGKIQEDAEAAVQHQAKRTVNVAEWIKKGKNS is encoded by the coding sequence ATGGAAAATGTAAAACTAGCGATTATTTATTATAGTTCAACAGGCACAAACTATCAGATGGCGAAATGGGCTGAGGCTGGAGCGAAAGAAGCTGGCGCTGAAGTAAAAGTATTAAAGGTTCCTGAATTGGCACCAGAATCAGTTGTTGCATCAAATCCGGCATGGAAAGAACATTTAGAGGAAACAAAAGCTGTACCAGAGGTTCAATTAAGTGATTTAGAGTGGGCTGATGCGATCATCTTTAGTATGCCAACACGTTTTGGTAATCTGCCAGCACAGATGAAGCAATTTTTAGATACGACTGGTGGCTTGTGGTTCCAAGGAAAATTAGCGAACAAAGCCGTAAGTGCAATGACATCTGCACAAAATCCAAATGGCGGACAGGAGCAGACCATTCTCAGTCTTTACACGACCATGTTCCACTGGGGAGCGATTATTGCCGCTCCTGGATACACAGATGACTCCCTATACGGAGCAGGGGGTAACCCTTACGGTGTGAGTGTCACTGTGGACCAAAATGGAAAGATTCAAGAGGACGCAGAAGCGGCTGTTCAACATCAGGCGAAACGCACAGTCAATGTGGCAGAATGGATTAAAAAAGGCAAGAATTCTTAG